Proteins found in one Zea mays cultivar B73 chromosome 1, Zm-B73-REFERENCE-NAM-5.0, whole genome shotgun sequence genomic segment:
- the LOC103643093 gene encoding uncharacterized protein isoform X2, whose protein sequence is MAPRPAANHQATAEQAAKHLGRPSGAPSARAPRPPPAAPERPTGHRAEQSFNSVPDRVFLIQVAASKTKIYMVLELVNGGELLDRIAASEGKLPEQEAAKQLPRC, encoded by the exons ATGGCTCCACGGCCAGCCGCCAACCACCAGGCCACGGCCGAGCAGGCCGCCAAGCACCTAGGCCGGCCGAGCGGTGCGCCGAGCGCCCGAGCACCCAGGCCACCGCCCGCCGCACCAGAGCGGCCAACGGGGCACCGAGCCGAGCAGAGTTTCAACAGTGTTCCTGACCGTGTGTTCTTGATCCAGGTGGCTGCCAGCAAGACGAAGATCTACATGGTGCTTGAGCTCGTCAACGGCGGCGAGCTGCTGGACAGGATT GCGGCCAGTGAGGGAAAGCTCCCGGAGCAGGAG GCGGCCAAACAGCTCCCCAGGTGCTAA
- the LOC103643093 gene encoding uncharacterized protein isoform X1 encodes MAPRPAANHQATAEQAAKHLGRPSGAPSARAPRPPPAAPERPTGHRAEQSFNSVPDRVFLIQVAASKTKIYMVLELVNGGELLDRIQAASEGKLPEQEAAKQLPRC; translated from the exons ATGGCTCCACGGCCAGCCGCCAACCACCAGGCCACGGCCGAGCAGGCCGCCAAGCACCTAGGCCGGCCGAGCGGTGCGCCGAGCGCCCGAGCACCCAGGCCACCGCCCGCCGCACCAGAGCGGCCAACGGGGCACCGAGCCGAGCAGAGTTTCAACAGTGTTCCTGACCGTGTGTTCTTGATCCAGGTGGCTGCCAGCAAGACGAAGATCTACATGGTGCTTGAGCTCGTCAACGGCGGCGAGCTGCTGGACAGGATT CAGGCGGCCAGTGAGGGAAAGCTCCCGGAGCAGGAG GCGGCCAAACAGCTCCCCAGGTGCTAA